A single Desulfovibrio piger DNA region contains:
- the cobM gene encoding precorrin-4 C(11)-methyltransferase, whose protein sequence is MDKQPGMVSFVGAGPGDPELLTLKGKRLIQEAALLLYAGSMIPPALLDLASPRASVIDAAPLDLEECHSLMLQFARAGQPVVHLHTGDPAVYSALREQLALLDRDGIPWQVVPGITAASAAAAAAGCSFTVPGATQSLIMTRMPGRTPMPPQEALRHLASHGTTLAVYLSAMQARAMQEELEHCLPAATPVICAFRLGWPDQQLIRTRLDLLAETIEKNGLSRQTVVLVLPGEGEDAPAPRTRGPHTDHD, encoded by the coding sequence ATGGACAAACAGCCAGGCATGGTCAGTTTCGTCGGCGCGGGTCCCGGTGACCCGGAACTGCTCACCCTCAAGGGCAAGCGCCTCATCCAGGAGGCCGCCCTGCTGCTCTACGCCGGTTCCATGATCCCGCCCGCCCTGCTGGATCTGGCTTCGCCCCGGGCCAGCGTCATAGACGCCGCCCCGCTGGATCTGGAAGAGTGCCATTCCCTCATGCTCCAGTTCGCCCGCGCCGGCCAGCCCGTGGTGCACCTGCATACCGGCGACCCCGCCGTCTACAGCGCCCTGCGCGAACAGCTGGCCCTGCTGGACAGGGACGGCATCCCCTGGCAGGTGGTGCCCGGCATCACGGCCGCCAGCGCCGCCGCTGCCGCTGCCGGATGCAGCTTCACCGTGCCCGGCGCCACCCAGAGCCTGATCATGACCCGCATGCCCGGCCGCACGCCCATGCCCCCACAGGAAGCCCTGCGCCATCTGGCCAGCCACGGCACCACACTGGCCGTCTACCTTTCGGCCATGCAGGCCCGCGCCATGCAGGAGGAACTGGAACACTGCCTGCCCGCCGCCACGCCCGTCATCTGCGCCTTCCGCCTGGGCTGGCCCGACCAGCAGCTCATCCGCACCCGCCTCGACCTGCTGGCCGAGACCATCGAAAAGAACGGCCTCTCCCGCCAGACCGTGGTCCTCGTCCTGCCCGGCGAGGGAGAGGACGCCCCGGCGCCGCGCACCCGCGGCCCGCATACCGACCACGACTGA
- the cbiE gene encoding precorrin-6y C5,15-methyltransferase (decarboxylating) subunit CbiE, which translates to MRQQNLLPGISLPAPRPARPADTPPAPSPAASDTDAWSPQEDLLRSAFVFEPAGAAAEPVLILGLDCALPPREGLAPARLRLIEQADVLCGGRRLLAAFDDLPALQLPLTAPLEPVLARISHWRAGGKKVVVLADGDPLFYGIGTTLLRQLGPDAVRILPGVSSLQQACARLGLPWHDVICLSLHGRDDLTPLHAAVQRQRPVSLLTDARMTPDLLARHLLDRGVDWFTMHVFEHMGSDREKEHHLALEEAAAARFGAVCTVLLTPAGGMRRPHPGLLPAELRHEDGLLTKPAVRAAALALLRPEPRHTVWDLGAGSGSVALEAACLAHEGRVVAVEQVPSRALDIQENRRRFGAASVDVCLGTVPQCLPRLPDPHRVFIGGGLSGEGAPALLEQVCRRLLPGGRLVVSCILLDTLARCRAFFKDLGWPAEVMQVQAARSRPLGQDIFLAAANPVFLLAADKPGREGDEG; encoded by the coding sequence ATGAGACAGCAGAACCTCCTCCCCGGCATCAGCCTGCCCGCTCCCCGTCCCGCCCGTCCGGCCGACACGCCGCCGGCACCGTCCCCGGCCGCGTCCGATACGGATGCCTGGTCCCCGCAGGAAGACCTGCTGCGTTCCGCCTTCGTCTTCGAGCCTGCCGGCGCGGCGGCCGAGCCTGTCCTGATCCTTGGCCTGGACTGCGCCCTGCCCCCGCGCGAGGGCCTTGCCCCCGCCCGCCTGCGCCTCATCGAACAGGCCGATGTCCTGTGCGGCGGCCGTCGCCTGCTGGCGGCCTTCGACGACCTCCCCGCCCTGCAGCTCCCCCTGACCGCGCCGCTGGAACCGGTGCTGGCCCGCATCAGCCATTGGCGCGCCGGCGGCAAGAAAGTGGTGGTGCTGGCCGACGGAGACCCCCTGTTCTACGGCATCGGCACCACGCTCCTGCGCCAGCTGGGCCCCGACGCCGTGCGCATCCTGCCCGGGGTCAGCTCCCTGCAGCAGGCCTGCGCCCGTCTGGGCCTGCCCTGGCATGACGTCATCTGCCTTTCCCTGCACGGCCGCGACGACCTGACGCCCCTCCATGCCGCCGTCCAGCGGCAGCGGCCCGTCAGCCTGCTCACCGATGCCCGCATGACGCCCGACCTGCTGGCCCGCCATCTGCTGGACAGGGGCGTGGACTGGTTCACCATGCATGTCTTTGAACACATGGGGAGCGACAGGGAAAAGGAACATCATCTTGCCCTGGAAGAAGCCGCCGCTGCCCGCTTCGGCGCTGTCTGTACCGTTTTGCTGACGCCCGCGGGCGGGATGCGCCGCCCGCATCCCGGCCTGCTGCCCGCCGAGCTGCGTCACGAGGACGGCCTGCTGACCAAGCCCGCCGTGCGTGCCGCCGCCCTGGCCCTGCTGCGGCCCGAGCCCCGGCATACGGTCTGGGATCTGGGCGCCGGTTCCGGTTCCGTGGCCCTGGAGGCGGCCTGTCTGGCCCACGAGGGCCGCGTGGTGGCCGTGGAGCAGGTCCCTTCCCGCGCTCTGGACATCCAGGAGAACCGCCGCCGCTTCGGGGCCGCCTCGGTGGATGTCTGTCTGGGCACGGTGCCCCAGTGCCTGCCGCGCCTGCCCGACCCGCACCGGGTCTTCATCGGCGGCGGCCTTTCCGGCGAAGGGGCCCCCGCCCTGCTGGAACAGGTCTGCCGGCGCCTGCTGCCCGGCGGACGGCTGGTGGTGAGCTGCATCCTGCTGGATACGCTGGCCCGCTGCCGCGCCTTTTTCAAAGACCTGGGCTGGCCCGCCGAAGTGATGCAGGTGCAGGCCGCCCGTTCCCGGCCGCTGGGACAGGACATTTTCCTGGCCGCCGCCAACCCCGTCTTCCTGCTGGCCGCGGACAAGCCCGGGCGGGAAGGGGACGAAGGCTAG
- a CDS encoding OmpA family protein: MKSFRLLALTAAVLLSFAVAAVAAPVCSKKVNSFDFVVDYSGSMMMKNDKMKQDKIEVAKIALKRVNAAIPALDFKGGLHTIAPNGTIIEQGPWNRAAMDSGINTLRSGFDTFGRMTNMGDGLQTYEPFLSSMERSAALILVTDGDNNRGMDLVEVARQVYATQRNLVIHVISLADTPQGEATVKAIAGMNPDSVLVRAEDLATSDAEVERFVLAVFCQEETVIVLRGVNFAFDSYALDSKAMGILDEAAGLIKSKPNTKIVLTGWTDSRGTDAYNAKLSKNRAEAVKGYLAKQGVPASRMTAIGKGKSFKYSNDSEEGRYMNRRTEISFD, translated from the coding sequence ATGAAATCTTTCCGCCTGCTGGCCCTTACCGCCGCGGTTCTTCTGAGCTTCGCCGTGGCAGCCGTGGCCGCTCCTGTCTGCAGCAAGAAGGTCAACAGCTTCGACTTCGTCGTGGACTATTCCGGCTCCATGATGATGAAGAACGACAAAATGAAGCAGGACAAGATCGAAGTGGCCAAGATCGCCCTGAAGCGCGTCAACGCCGCCATCCCCGCCCTGGACTTCAAGGGCGGCCTGCACACCATCGCTCCGAACGGCACCATCATCGAGCAGGGTCCCTGGAACCGCGCCGCCATGGATAGCGGCATCAACACCCTGCGCAGCGGCTTCGATACCTTCGGCCGCATGACCAACATGGGCGACGGCCTGCAGACCTACGAGCCCTTCCTGAGCTCCATGGAACGCAGCGCTGCCCTGATCCTGGTGACCGACGGCGACAACAACCGCGGCATGGATCTGGTGGAAGTGGCCCGTCAGGTGTACGCCACCCAGCGCAACCTGGTCATCCACGTGATCTCCCTGGCCGACACCCCGCAGGGCGAAGCCACCGTCAAGGCCATTGCCGGCATGAACCCTGACTCCGTGCTGGTCCGCGCTGAAGACCTGGCCACCAGCGACGCCGAAGTGGAACGCTTCGTGCTGGCCGTGTTCTGCCAGGAAGAAACCGTGATCGTGCTGCGCGGCGTCAACTTCGCCTTCGACTCCTATGCCCTGGACAGCAAGGCCATGGGCATCCTGGATGAAGCCGCCGGCCTCATCAAGTCCAAGCCCAACACCAAGATCGTGCTGACCGGCTGGACCGACTCCCGTGGTACCGACGCCTACAACGCCAAGCTGTCCAAGAACCGCGCCGAAGCCGTCAAGGGCTACCTGGCCAAGCAGGGCGTGCCCGCCAGCCGCATGACCGCCATCGGCAAGGGCAAGTCCTTCAAGTACAGCAATGACAGCGAAGAAGGCCGTTACATGAACCGTCGTACGGAGATCTCCTTCGACTAA
- a CDS encoding translation initiation factor 2: MKKILAVSLLTSLLCGGCALFGGDEGSSPATAAPAGDPATTETATAPEKAPAKAAPVSQSKLEADLYKTGQSLVGRASRTVMPSKAHKEVRKVGKEYVATYVDVDTDSLTTEVRKGARGYVGFIRYAEHVYECRGASKSAALSAPCEKIKTRNLNEMIRYDGKKWQY; this comes from the coding sequence ATGAAAAAGATCCTGGCAGTCAGCCTGCTGACCAGCCTGCTGTGCGGCGGCTGCGCCCTGTTCGGCGGGGATGAAGGTTCCAGCCCGGCCACGGCCGCCCCTGCTGGAGACCCCGCCACCACCGAGACCGCCACAGCCCCTGAAAAGGCCCCGGCCAAGGCGGCCCCCGTATCCCAGTCCAAACTGGAAGCCGATCTGTACAAGACCGGCCAGAGCCTGGTGGGCCGTGCCTCCCGCACGGTGATGCCCTCCAAGGCCCACAAGGAAGTGCGCAAGGTGGGCAAGGAATACGTGGCCACCTATGTGGACGTGGATACCGACAGCCTGACCACCGAGGTGCGCAAGGGCGCCCGCGGCTATGTGGGCTTCATCCGCTATGCCGAGCATGTCTATGAATGCCGCGGCGCCAGCAAGAGCGCGGCCCTGTCCGCTCCCTGCGAAAAGATCAAGACCCGCAACCTCAACGAGATGATCCGCTACGACGGCAAGAAGTGGCAGTACTAG
- the thrB gene encoding homoserine kinase, whose amino-acid sequence MSTPEHLLPPPPACPCVILIGMAGAGKSTVGMALAQSLGWAFMDSDYLMEALYADRLQAVTDALSKEAFLDLEAVMLGSIRVQRTVIATGGSAVYRPQAMAHLASLGPVVFLDVPLETIEERIARNPDRGLAIAPGQTLADIFYEREALYSHYATLRCDARQKTPQQCARWIAAHLPPLPGQPAA is encoded by the coding sequence ATGTCCACGCCAGAACACCTGCTGCCCCCGCCGCCCGCCTGCCCCTGTGTGATCCTCATCGGCATGGCCGGCGCGGGAAAGTCCACTGTGGGCATGGCCCTGGCCCAGAGCCTGGGCTGGGCCTTCATGGACAGCGACTACCTTATGGAAGCCCTGTACGCCGACCGGCTGCAGGCCGTCACCGACGCCCTGAGCAAGGAGGCCTTCCTGGATCTGGAAGCCGTGATGCTGGGCTCCATCCGTGTCCAGCGCACGGTCATCGCCACGGGCGGCAGCGCCGTCTACCGGCCGCAGGCCATGGCCCATCTGGCCAGCCTGGGCCCTGTGGTCTTCCTGGACGTGCCGCTGGAGACCATCGAGGAGCGCATCGCCCGCAACCCCGACCGCGGCCTGGCCATCGCCCCGGGCCAGACCCTAGCCGACATCTTTTATGAGCGCGAGGCCCTCTACAGCCACTATGCCACCCTGCGCTGCGACGCCCGCCAGAAGACGCCCCAGCAGTGCGCCCGCTGGATCGCCGCGCACCTGCCCCCGCTGCCGGGCCAGCCCGCGGCCTGA
- the rpmH gene encoding 50S ribosomal protein L34 — MKRTYQPSKVRRARTHGFRARMATPSGRAILRRRRAKGRKHLSA, encoded by the coding sequence ATGAAGAGAACATACCAGCCCAGTAAAGTCAGAAGAGCCCGCACCCACGGTTTCCGCGCCCGCATGGCCACCCCCAGCGGCCGCGCCATCCTGCGCCGTCGTCGCGCCAAGGGCCGCAAGCATCTGAGCGCCTAG
- the rnpA gene encoding ribonuclease P protein component gives MAERLFLPRQSRIRKQAEYSACYERGRRYHTEHFLVFVRPRENGACTRMGMAVSRKVGKAVTRNRVKRLLREFFRLHRALLPEHLDIVAVAKKHTGAADLSQERVNAQLLPLLQRLPRLHPARDNGSRDRD, from the coding sequence ATGGCCGAACGCCTTTTTCTGCCCCGCCAGAGCCGCATCCGCAAACAAGCGGAGTATTCCGCGTGCTACGAGCGGGGCAGGCGTTACCATACGGAGCATTTCCTTGTTTTTGTACGGCCCCGCGAAAACGGGGCCTGTACGCGTATGGGCATGGCTGTATCCCGCAAGGTGGGCAAAGCGGTCACGCGCAACCGGGTCAAACGTCTGCTGCGGGAATTCTTTCGCCTGCACCGGGCACTTTTGCCCGAACATCTGGATATCGTGGCCGTTGCCAAAAAGCATACCGGCGCGGCGGACCTGAGCCAGGAACGCGTCAACGCCCAGCTGCTGCCGCTGCTGCAGCGCCTGCCGCGTCTGCACCCGGCCAGGGACAACGGCAGCCGGGACAGGGACTAG
- the yidD gene encoding membrane protein insertion efficiency factor YidD: MLRRLFVLPIRFYQLFISPVLPPACRFYPTCSAYALEAIMTHGVLRGGWLALRRLARCHPWGGSGYDPVPPARRHP; this comes from the coding sequence ATGCTGCGCCGTCTCTTCGTCCTGCCCATCCGCTTCTACCAGCTGTTCATCTCTCCGGTCCTGCCCCCTGCCTGTCGTTTTTACCCCACATGTTCCGCCTACGCCCTGGAAGCCATCATGACCCACGGCGTATTGCGCGGCGGCTGGCTGGCCTTGCGGCGGCTGGCCCGCTGCCATCCCTGGGGCGGCTCGGGATATGATCCCGTGCCCCCTGCGCGGCGTCACCCGTAG
- the yidC gene encoding membrane protein insertase YidC, producing the protein MQDGKNLIMAIVLCLLVVVGWSYLADYMGWVVKPDPAEIAKMEAAQAEQAQKAQAEAEAKQKAQAEPLPAFTPAPGVDVTVDAPLYKAVLHSGGGVLRSFELKKYTSGLDEDSPRINMVDPQTAAVAPLGLVINGQPSWSTGKWALESDSGVSVAEGGKGVVRLVGEVDNLRVTRELTFNADNYLISEKVSLATLGNDTRSVRVRYTVAADTSNAANTNYDAMRVAWDNGGSLGEETSTDKLTKEGVEASGKLYWAGPMSTYFLSAVMPGNADEARMVGRMQGSVYRVALEPKEVVVAPGQETTLEVSYWMGPKVRKMLAAVSDQLALSVDLGMFSIIAKGLLWLLEFFQQYTHNWGLSIIMLTIVIKAVFWPLTAKSYSSMEKMKKLQPMMASIREKYKDNKEAMNKEVMALYKTYGVNPASGCVPILVQLPVFFGLYQALLTSIELRHAPFITYLPGTDLIWLADLSAKDPYYITPIIMGITMFLQQRMSPPATDPTQQKIMMFLPIVFTALFLSFPSGLVVYWLVNNILSIAQQWRMGRRNKLLAQ; encoded by the coding sequence ATGCAAGACGGCAAAAATCTTATCATGGCAATTGTCCTGTGTCTGCTCGTGGTCGTCGGCTGGAGCTATCTGGCCGACTATATGGGTTGGGTGGTCAAACCCGACCCGGCCGAGATAGCCAAGATGGAGGCTGCCCAGGCCGAGCAGGCCCAGAAGGCCCAGGCCGAAGCCGAAGCCAAGCAGAAGGCCCAGGCCGAGCCCCTGCCTGCCTTCACTCCCGCCCCCGGCGTGGACGTGACGGTGGACGCCCCCCTGTACAAGGCCGTGCTGCATTCCGGCGGCGGCGTGCTGCGCTCCTTCGAGCTCAAGAAGTACACCTCCGGCCTGGACGAGGATTCCCCCCGCATCAATATGGTCGATCCCCAGACCGCCGCGGTGGCGCCCCTGGGCCTGGTCATCAACGGCCAGCCGTCGTGGAGCACCGGCAAGTGGGCCCTGGAATCCGACAGCGGCGTGAGCGTGGCCGAGGGCGGCAAGGGCGTCGTCCGTCTGGTGGGCGAGGTGGACAACCTGCGCGTGACCCGCGAGCTGACCTTCAACGCCGACAATTACCTGATCTCCGAAAAAGTGAGCCTGGCCACCCTGGGCAACGACACCCGCAGCGTGCGCGTGCGCTACACCGTGGCCGCCGACACCAGCAATGCCGCCAATACCAATTATGACGCCATGCGCGTGGCCTGGGACAACGGCGGCTCCCTGGGCGAGGAGACCTCCACCGACAAGCTGACCAAGGAAGGCGTGGAAGCCAGCGGCAAGCTCTACTGGGCCGGCCCCATGAGCACCTACTTCCTGTCCGCCGTCATGCCCGGCAATGCCGATGAGGCCCGCATGGTGGGCCGCATGCAGGGCAGCGTCTACCGTGTGGCCCTGGAGCCCAAGGAAGTGGTGGTGGCCCCCGGCCAGGAGACCACCCTCGAAGTCTCCTACTGGATGGGCCCCAAGGTTCGCAAGATGCTGGCCGCCGTGTCCGACCAGCTGGCCCTCAGCGTGGACCTGGGCATGTTCAGCATCATCGCCAAGGGCCTGCTGTGGCTGCTGGAGTTCTTCCAGCAGTATACCCACAACTGGGGCCTTTCCATCATCATGCTGACCATCGTCATCAAGGCCGTGTTCTGGCCCCTGACGGCCAAGAGCTACTCTTCCATGGAAAAGATGAAGAAGCTCCAGCCCATGATGGCCAGCATCCGCGAGAAGTACAAGGACAACAAGGAAGCCATGAACAAGGAAGTCATGGCCCTGTACAAGACCTACGGCGTCAACCCCGCCAGCGGCTGTGTGCCCATCCTGGTGCAGCTGCCCGTGTTCTTCGGTCTGTATCAGGCGCTGCTGACCTCCATCGAGCTGCGTCATGCGCCCTTCATCACCTATCTGCCCGGCACGGACCTGATCTGGCTGGCTGACCTGTCCGCCAAGGACCCCTATTACATCACGCCCATCATCATGGGCATCACCATGTTCCTGCAGCAGAGGATGAGCCCGCCGGCCACCGATCCCACGCAGCAGAAGATCATGATGTTCCTGCCCATCGTCTTCACCGCCCTGTTCCTGAGCTTCCCCTCCGGTCTGGTGGTGTACTGGCTGGTCAACAACATCCTGTCCATCGCCCAGCAGTGGCGGATGGGCCGCAGGAACAAGCTGCTGGCCCAGTAG
- the jag gene encoding RNA-binding cell elongation regulator Jag/EloR — MDGFKEFQGKNLDAAIQEACSYYNVAREKLEIEIVQDAKSGIFGIVGARKAKIRARRAALREAVESVLGKKHCDVRLERPSLGREETPRRSAGKMPPAAREDSAAAPAAPAPEEMRAESAPDQECPVRKDGKAEEAEQPERAEKPARAEKAERQEKPAENARPSRARGRGRDQARAAAPAEAQAGEAPAEGAAPEAGGRRGEGRRARPRPSLRGEGEGRRRQRPQGPAVPAPAENTEDVLDEAEESLPFTPVEELDPQRLEALTKEAVRQLVRPIVGEEVTLEVTVADGRVRVAVDCEEDSGLLIGREGQTLASLQYLASRVVSRGMNAAVRVQLDAGRYRQRQDEKLREMALALAEKVRQTGRSYSTRPLSSYHRRIVHLCLQDAEEVQTRSSGDGPMKRVVIMRRRPERS; from the coding sequence ATGGACGGATTCAAAGAGTTTCAGGGTAAGAATCTGGATGCCGCCATTCAGGAGGCCTGCAGCTATTACAACGTCGCCCGCGAAAAGCTGGAGATCGAGATAGTTCAGGACGCCAAGAGCGGCATCTTTGGTATCGTGGGGGCCCGCAAGGCCAAGATCCGGGCGCGCCGTGCCGCCCTGCGCGAAGCCGTGGAAAGCGTCCTCGGCAAGAAACATTGCGATGTCCGGCTGGAACGGCCGTCCCTGGGCCGCGAGGAGACGCCCCGCCGCTCCGCCGGGAAGATGCCGCCGGCCGCCCGTGAGGACAGCGCGGCCGCTCCGGCCGCGCCCGCCCCGGAAGAGATGCGCGCGGAGAGCGCTCCTGACCAAGAATGCCCGGTCCGCAAGGATGGAAAGGCGGAAGAGGCCGAGCAGCCCGAACGGGCCGAAAAGCCCGCCAGGGCGGAAAAGGCCGAACGGCAGGAAAAGCCCGCCGAGAACGCCCGCCCCTCCCGTGCCCGCGGCCGTGGCCGCGACCAGGCCCGGGCCGCCGCTCCGGCCGAAGCCCAGGCCGGGGAAGCCCCTGCCGAAGGCGCGGCCCCCGAAGCCGGCGGCCGTCGCGGCGAGGGCCGCCGTGCCCGCCCCCGTCCTTCGCTGCGCGGTGAGGGCGAAGGCCGCCGCCGTCAGCGTCCGCAGGGCCCGGCCGTGCCCGCTCCTGCCGAGAACACCGAAGACGTGCTGGACGAAGCGGAGGAGAGCCTGCCCTTCACCCCTGTGGAGGAACTGGATCCCCAGCGTCTCGAAGCCCTGACCAAGGAGGCCGTGCGCCAGCTCGTCCGTCCCATCGTGGGCGAGGAAGTGACGCTGGAGGTGACCGTGGCCGACGGCCGCGTGCGTGTGGCCGTGGACTGCGAGGAGGATTCCGGCCTGCTCATCGGGCGCGAGGGCCAGACCCTGGCCTCCCTGCAGTACCTGGCTTCGCGCGTGGTCTCGCGCGGCATGAACGCCGCCGTGCGCGTGCAGCTGGATGCCGGGCGCTACCGCCAGCGCCAGGACGAGAAGCTGCGCGAGATGGCCCTGGCCCTGGCCGAAAAAGTGCGCCAGACCGGCCGCTCCTATTCCACCCGTCCGCTCAGTTCCTATCACCGGCGCATCGTGCATCTTTGCCTGCAGGATGCCGAGGAAGTGCAGACCCGCAGTTCCGGTGACGGCCCCATGAAGCGGGTGGTCATCATGCGCCGCCGGCCCGAGCGTTCCTGA
- the mnmE gene encoding tRNA uridine-5-carboxymethylaminomethyl(34) synthesis GTPase MnmE, producing the protein MPTIAAIATAPGAGGIGIVRLSGPQAREILSRMFRPASVKFTGFRPWMLHRGRVLDHEGVPLDDVLAVFMPGPRTFTGEDVAEIHCHGGPFIVQAVLETALRLGARAAERGEFSRRAFVNGRMDLSQAEAVAELIAAPSREALRYSLNRLDGLLGRKVTALRRQLEGLRVQMSLAVDFPDEEVECLAPEAFAAVVEEVAAAVRGLLTGQRRAQVMQQGAVVVLAGAVNAGKSSLLNALLGRNRALVTDIPGTTRDFLEESCQLDGLPVRLTDTAGLRETGESVEEMGVALSRQKVRQADAILLLVDGGRLGPAGAAADICPDEAVREVLSQCGDIPVLLVWNKVDLAEPAVWPPVWAPDRPCVRISASTGHNVDTLARRLRALLLDDGSHTPPSDGLAPNARQSLALERALHELEALLADIAAGSPYDCCSVRLDAAAALLGEVTGLDSPEEVLNRVFSSFCIGK; encoded by the coding sequence ATGCCCACCATCGCCGCCATAGCCACGGCCCCCGGTGCGGGAGGCATCGGCATCGTCCGCCTTTCCGGGCCGCAGGCCCGGGAGATCCTTTCCCGCATGTTCAGGCCTGCGTCGGTGAAGTTCACGGGCTTCCGGCCCTGGATGCTGCACCGCGGGCGCGTCCTCGACCATGAAGGCGTGCCGCTGGACGACGTGCTGGCCGTGTTCATGCCCGGCCCGCGCACCTTCACCGGGGAGGACGTGGCCGAGATCCATTGCCACGGCGGCCCCTTCATCGTGCAGGCCGTCCTGGAGACGGCCCTGCGGCTGGGGGCACGGGCCGCGGAACGGGGCGAGTTCTCGCGCCGGGCCTTCGTCAACGGCCGCATGGACCTGAGCCAGGCCGAGGCCGTGGCCGAACTCATCGCCGCGCCTTCGCGCGAGGCCCTGCGCTACAGCCTCAACCGTCTGGACGGCCTGCTGGGCCGCAAGGTCACGGCCCTGCGCCGGCAGCTGGAAGGGCTGCGCGTGCAGATGAGCCTGGCCGTGGACTTTCCCGACGAAGAGGTGGAATGCCTTGCCCCCGAGGCCTTCGCCGCCGTGGTGGAGGAGGTGGCCGCCGCCGTGCGCGGCCTGCTGACCGGCCAGCGCCGTGCGCAGGTCATGCAGCAGGGCGCCGTGGTGGTGCTGGCCGGTGCCGTCAATGCGGGCAAGTCCAGCCTGCTCAATGCCCTGCTGGGCCGCAACCGCGCCCTGGTCACGGACATCCCCGGTACCACGCGCGATTTCCTTGAGGAGAGCTGCCAGCTGGACGGCCTGCCCGTGCGCCTGACCGATACGGCGGGCCTGCGCGAGACCGGCGAGAGCGTGGAGGAGATGGGCGTGGCCCTGAGCCGCCAGAAGGTGCGCCAGGCCGACGCCATCCTGCTGCTGGTGGACGGCGGCCGTCTGGGCCCTGCCGGGGCCGCTGCCGACATCTGCCCCGACGAGGCCGTGCGCGAAGTGCTGTCCCAGTGCGGGGACATCCCCGTGCTGCTGGTCTGGAACAAGGTGGACCTGGCCGAGCCCGCCGTGTGGCCCCCTGTCTGGGCCCCTGACCGGCCCTGTGTGCGCATCAGCGCCAGCACCGGCCACAACGTGGATACCCTGGCCCGCCGTCTGCGGGCCCTGCTGCTGGACGACGGCAGCCACACGCCGCCCTCCGACGGGCTGGCCCCCAACGCGCGCCAGTCGCTGGCGCTGGAACGCGCCCTGCACGAGCTGGAGGCCCTGCTGGCCGATATCGCCGCCGGCAGTCCCTATGACTGCTGCTCCGTCCGCCTGGACGCCGCCGCGGCCCTGCTGGGCGAGGTCACCGGCCTGGACAGCCCGGAAGAGGTCTTGAACCGCGTCTTTTCAAGCTTTTGCATCGGCAAGTGA
- a CDS encoding 3'-5' exonuclease, whose amino-acid sequence MNLESLRRRLSSDEINALPLCHYEGPIHLVRSLEDWEKALPDLAREQVLGFDTETRPSFRKGRLNTPSLVQLATGRAVYLVQLSWWPFGPELAGLLADPGVIKAGVAIGDDMRELGRLYPFTPAGTVDLGMVARAHQLTTQGLRTLAANLFGQRISKGPQCSNWSVPELSKRQVIYAATDAWIGRAIYLRMRELGMTGEAA is encoded by the coding sequence ATGAATCTGGAAAGTCTGCGTCGCCGCCTGAGCAGCGACGAAATCAACGCCCTGCCCCTGTGCCATTACGAAGGGCCCATCCATCTGGTGCGCAGTCTGGAAGACTGGGAAAAGGCCCTGCCGGATCTGGCGCGGGAACAGGTGCTGGGCTTCGATACCGAGACCCGTCCCTCCTTCCGCAAGGGCCGGCTCAACACGCCTTCCCTGGTGCAGCTGGCCACGGGCCGGGCCGTTTATCTGGTGCAGCTTTCCTGGTGGCCTTTCGGGCCCGAGCTGGCGGGCCTGCTGGCCGACCCCGGCGTCATCAAGGCCGGGGTGGCCATCGGCGACGACATGCGCGAGCTGGGGCGGCTGTATCCTTTCACGCCCGCGGGCACGGTGGATCTGGGCATGGTGGCCCGGGCCCACCAGCTGACCACGCAGGGCCTGCGCACCCTGGCCGCCAACCTGTTCGGGCAGCGCATCTCCAAGGGGCCCCAGTGTTCCAACTGGAGCGTCCCGGAGCTGAGCAAACGCCAGGTCATCTACGCCGCCACCGATGCCTGGATCGGCCGCGCCATCTACCTCAGGATGCGCGAGCTGGGCATGACCGGAGAAGCGGCGTGA